The Cucumis melo cultivar AY chromosome 5, USDA_Cmelo_AY_1.0, whole genome shotgun sequence genome has a segment encoding these proteins:
- the LOC127149449 gene encoding protein ALP1-like produces the protein MDRRCFAILCHLLRTTAGLVGTEVIDVEEMVAMFLHILAHDMKNRIIQREFVRSGETVSRHFNLVLLAVLTLHNELLKKPQLATNSCMDPRWKWFENCLGALDDTYIKVNVSATDRPRYNTRKGEVATNVLGVCDKKGDFVFVLSGWEGSAADSRILRDAISRHNGLKVPKAPYRGERYHLSEWRGGSNAPTTAREFFNMKHSSARNVIKRAFWLLKGCWAILRGKSYYPVDVQCRTIMVCCLLHNLINREMTNSEIIDDLDEGDSTYATTGGDEINYIEASNGWSELRDQLARTMFSNWELHDQ, from the exons ATGGATAGAAGGTGTTTTGCCATTTTATGTCATTTACTAAGGACGACTGCTGGATTAGTCGGAACGGAAGTTATAGATGTAGAGGAGATGGTTGCCATGTTCCTGCATATATTAGCTCATGATATGAAGAATCGAATAATACAAAGGGAATTTGTACGGTCTGGTGAGACTGTTTCTAGACATTTCAACCTTGTCTTGTTAGCAGTTTTGACGTTACACAACGAGTTGTTGAAAAAACCTCAGCTAGCAACAAACTCGTGCATGGATCCGAGATGGAAATGGTTTGAG AATTGTCTTGGTGCGTTAGATGACACATACATTAAGGTGAATGTCAGTGCAACTGATCGTCCAAGATACAACACACGAAAGGGTGAAGTTGCGACAAATGTACTTGGTGTTTGCGATAAAAAAGgtgattttgtgtttgttttATCTGGGTGGGAAGGATCGGCCGCTGATTCTAGAATTCTTAGAGATGCAATATCAAGACATAATGGACTGAAGGTTCCAAAGG CCCCATATAGGGGAGAAAGATATCATCTATCAGAGTGGCGTGGAGGAAGTAATGCACCAACAACAGCTCGAGAGTTCTTCAACATGAAACATTCGTCGGCACGGAATGTCATCAAAAGAGCATTTTGGTTGTTAAAAGGTTGCTGGGCAATTTTAAGAGGAAAGTCATACTACCCAGTCGATGTCCAATGTCGAACAATCATGGTGTGTTGTCTGCTACACAATCTTATCAATAGAGAGATGACTAACAGTGAAATAATCGATGATTTGGATGAGGGGGATTCAACATACGCTACAACTGGAGGTGACGAGATTAATTACATTGAGGCTTCAAACGGATGGAGTGAATTGAGGGATCAATTGGCTCGTACGATGTTCAGTAATTGGGAGTTACATGACCAGTAG